The following are encoded together in the Lagopus muta isolate bLagMut1 chromosome Z, bLagMut1 primary, whole genome shotgun sequence genome:
- the POLR1E gene encoding DNA-directed RNA polymerase I subunit RPA49 — protein MAAATWCYRGDPEEEQPALLVTFSNGRLQRPDAVRFSLYRSSDVANPRKKRRRILVSETERLSYVGNNFSSGAMKCNSLCRYFLGVLNKDSGQMEVFNAEIFNMQPLLSDNAIPDDTRDYQNKSYREKVDLCIEAFGTSKQKRALNSRRMNAVGNDILNTAVTKAAADVIDAKGVTALIQDVAQDDDQNMSIFLPPCHEDADKPENVYKFEDILSPAEYEALQNPAAAFVNITPEEITKKTEEKSHCSFVLEELKFLPADEKSRDRKARCLWFLDILIKFSFLKIIKKKHPMGPECPHIISRKLMKNFTSLTYNNGSVQNLISASLKTKIAAYVIALALHIKNFQIDLTVLQNDLKLHESRMMDIARAMRLKVSKAKGMPGLENDQNHKLGTLSLPLPVQKASGSQRKRRKIN, from the exons ATGGCCGCCGCGACGTGGTGCTATCGTGGGGACCCCGAGGAGGAGCAGCCGGCACTGCTGG TGACGTTCTCTAATGGGCGGCTGCAGCGGCCCGACGCCGTGCGTTTCTCCCTCTACCGGAGCAGCGATGTGGCCAATCCCCGGAAGAAGAGGCGGAGGATCCTG gtttcagaaactgaaaggcTTTCATATGTGGGGAATAACTTCAGCAGTGGAGCTATGAAATGTAACTCTTTATGCAG GTATTTTCTTGGTGTTTTAAACAAGGATTCTGGGCAAATGGAAGTCTTCAATGCTGAAATATTCAATATGCAACCCTTACTGTCAG ATAATGCAATTCCTGATGACACAAGGGATTATCAGAATAAATCCTACAGGGAAAAG GTGGATTTGTGCATTGAAGCCTTTGGTACCAGCAAGCAGAAGCGAGCTCTGAACTCTCGGCGAATGAATGCAGTGGGCAATGATATTCTGAATACAGCTGtgacaaaagcagcagcagatgtgatAGATGCAAAGGGGGTAACAG CTTTGATCCAGGATGTGGCCCAAGATGATGACCAGAACATGTCCATTTTCCTACCACCATGTCATGAAGATGCTGACAAACCAGAAAACGTTTACAAGTTTGAGGACA TTTTGTCCCCAGCAGAATATGAAGCATTGCAGaatccagcagcagcttttgttAACATCACTCCAGAAGAAATcaccaagaaaacagaagagaaaag CCATTGCTCCTTTGTCTTAGAGGAGCTGAAGTTCCTGCCTGCTGATGAGAAGAGCAGGGATCGCAAAGCTCGATGCCTGTGGTTTCTGGACATCCTTATTAagttcagctttctgaaaatcaTCAAGAAGAAGC ATCCGATGGGTCCTGAATGCCCTCACATCATTAGCAGGAAACTCATGAAGAACTTCACTTCACTCACCTACAACAATGGCAG TGTTCAGAATTTAATCTCTGCATCACTGAAGACTAAAATTGCAGCATATGTCATTGCATTGGCTCTGCACATTAAAAACTTCCAAATAGACCTCACTGTCCTGCAGAATGACTTGAAGCTCCATGAAAGCAG GATGATGGACATTGCAAGGGCCATGCGGTTGAAGGTCTCCAAGGCAAAGGGGATGCCAGGACTTGAGAATGATCAAAATCACAAGCTTGGCaccctctctctccctttgcCTGTGCAGAAAGCCTCGGGAAGCCAGAGGAAACGCAGAAAGATTAACTAA
- the ZBTB5 gene encoding zinc finger and BTB domain-containing protein 5: MDFPGHFEQIFQQLNYQRLHGQLCDCVIVVGNRHFKAHRSVLAACSTHFRALFTVAEGDQTMNMIQLDSEVVTAEAFAALIDMMYTSTLMLGESNVMDILLAASHLHLNSVVKACKHYLTTRTLPMSPPSDRVQEQNARIQRSFMLQQLGLSIVSSALNSTQSSEEQPSAMSSTMRSNIEQRSAFPIRRLHKRKQSSEDRARQRMRPAIDEAVSDVAAESGQSVVHSREDFFSPDSLKIVDNSKADAVADNQEDNNIMFDQSFGAQEDTQVPSQSDNSGGNISQMSMASQATQVETSFDQEAASEKNNFPCDNPEVSINEKEHMRVVVKSEPLSSPEPQDEVSDVTSQAEGSESVEVEGGVVSAEKIELSPESSDRSFSDPQSTTDRVGDIHIMEVSNNLEHKSTFSISNFLNKGRGGSYGASQTTDDNIPNTTSDCRMDSDASFLMSPESGPTGGHSSATVSHVENPFSEPAESHFVRPMQDVMGLPCVQTSGYRAAEQFGMDFPRSGLGLHSLSRAMIGSVRGGASSFPGYRRIAPKMPVVTSVRSSQLQDNSPGSQLIINGTTSFENGHPSQPGPPQLTRASADVLSKCKKALSEHNVLVVEGARKYACKICCKTFLTLTDCKKHIRVHTGEKPYACLKCGKRFSQSSHLYKHSKTTCLRWQSSNLPSTLL; the protein is encoded by the coding sequence ATGGATTTTCCGGGACACTTTGAGCAAATCTTTCAGCAGCTCAACTACCAGAGACTTCATGGCCAACTTTGTGACTGTGTCATTGTGGTGGGAAACAGGCATTTCAAGGCCCATCGCTCCGTTTTAGCAGCATGTAGTACACACTTCCGAGCTCTCTTCACTGTAGCAGAAGGAGATCAAACCATGAATATGATTCAGCTGGATAGTGAAGTGGTGACAGCAGAAGCTTTTGCTGCCCTCATAGACATGATGTACACTTCCACACTTATGCTCGGAGAGAGCAACGTTATGGATATCTTGCTGGCTGCATCTCACTTGCATTTGAACTCCGTTGTTAAAGCATGCAAGCACTACCTTACTACCAGGACGCTGCCGATGTCTCCGCCCAGTGACAGGGTTCAAGAGCAGAATGCACGCATTCAGAGGTCTTTCATGCTTCAGCAGCTTGGGCTGAGCATTGTGAGCTCCGCGTTGAATTCCACTCAGAGCTCAGAGGAGCAGCCGAGCGCCATGAGCTCCACCATGAGAAGCAACATAGAGCAGCGCTCCGCTTTTCCTATTCGCCGTCTCCACAAGCGTAAACAGTCCTCTGAAGATCGGGCCAGGCAGCGAATGAGGCCTGCCATAGATGAGGCTGTTTCTGACGTGGCTGCAGAGAGTGGGCAGTCGGTTGTTCATTCACGGGAAGATTTCTTCTCACCAGATTCGCTGAAGATAGTGGACAACTCTAAGGCTGATGCTGTTGCTGATAACCAGGAGGACAATAATATTATGTTTGACCAGTCTTTCGGTGCTCAGGAAGATACTCAGGTGCCCAGCCAGTCCGACAACAGTGgaggaaatatttcacagaTGTCCATGGCATCACAGGCAACACAAGTGGAAACCAGCTTTGACCAGGAGGCCGCGTCTGAGAAAAACAACTTCCCATGTGACAATCCAGAGGTCAGCATAAATGAAAAAGAGCACATGAGGGTGGTGGTTAAATCTGAGCCCTTGAGTTCCCCGGAGCCTCAGGATGAGGTGAGTGACGTCACTTCCCAAGCAGAAGGCAGCGAGTCTGTTGAAGTGGAAGGAGGAGTTGTGAGTGCAGAGAAGATAGAGCTGAGTCCTGAGAGCAGCGATCGTAGCTTTTCTGATCCGCAGTCTACTACAGACCGGGTAGGAGATATCCATATTATGGAGGTGTCAAATAACCTGGAACACAAGTCTACTTTCAGTATCTCCAATTTTCTGAATAAAGGCAGAGGTGGCAGCTATGGTGCTAGTCAAACTACTGATGACAACATTCCAAATACAACGAGTGACTGTAGAATGGACAGTGATGCTTCTTTCCTGATGAGTCCAGAGTCAGGGCCCACTGGCGGTCACTCGTCTGCCACAGTCTCTCATGTTGAGAATCCCTTCAGTGAGCCTGCGGAATCCCATTTTGTTAGACCAATGCAGGATGTGATGGGTCTTCCCTGTGTACAGACTTCTGGGTACCGGGCTGCGGAACAGTTTGGTATGGACTTTCCAAGGTCAGGCTTGGGCCTGCATTCTCTGTCAAGGGCGATGATCGGCTCTGTAAGAGGGGGAGCCAGTAGCTTTCCTGGCTACCGCCGCATAGCCCCCAAAATGCCTGTTGTAACCTCCGTCAggagctcccagctgcaggatAACTCGCCTGGTTCCCAGCTGATCATCAATGGCACCACTTCTTTTGAGAATGGGCATCCTTCGCAGCCTGGTCCTCCGCAGTTGACACGGGCATCTGCAGATGTTCTTTCGAAATGCAAGAAAGCCTTATCTGAGCACAATGTCTTGGTTGTAGAAGGTGCACGCAAATATGCATGTAAGATCTGCTGCAAGACTTTTTTGACCTTGACGGACTGTAAGAAACACATCCGTGTGCACACAGGAGAAAAGCCTTATGCCTGCCTGAAGTGTGGCAAACGGTTCAGTCAGTCCAGCCACCTTTACAAACATTCCAAAACAACCTGCCTGAGGTGGCAGAGTAGCAACCTACCTAGCACTTTGCTTTAA